The genomic window CCGGCAATCTTGGGCCTACTTCTACGGTTAAGGATTCAACTATCTCGTATCCAAGCGATGAGGATAATGCAGTTTGTTTTAATTGAGTGACTTCATCTGGCTGAGGCGTCCTGTCAATGTGATTTTGGCAAGCACTTAAACCGCTAATTAAAAGGCCAGTTATTAGTGCTGTCTGATAGGGTTTCATAGGTTTCCTTTATTTTTATTAAGCATGTCCCATTTTTAAAAACAATCTAGCAAAAAGTGTGCTTTATGTCCCGACTATATCTGTAAGGCAACGCTATATTAGCGCAGGGGTTAGTTTTAGGAGAAAAAGTGCGTAATGAATATTGAATTGATGCAGGAGCGAGCCGATCATGCCGTAGTGCTATTAAAGGCACTAGCGAATGAGCGCCGTCTATTTATCCTTTGTTATTTATTGAATGAAGGCGAGATGTGCGTTGGCGAAATGAATAAAAAATTAGGCTTGAGTCAATCGGCACTATCACAACATCTTGCTTGGTTACGTAAAGATAATTTAGTGACCACACGCAAAGAAGCGCAAACGGTATTTTATTCGCTGAAAAGT from Shewanella putrefaciens includes these protein-coding regions:
- a CDS encoding ArsR/SmtB family transcription factor; translation: MNIELMQERADHAVVLLKALANERRLFILCYLLNEGEMCVGEMNKKLGLSQSALSQHLAWLRKDNLVTTRKEAQTVFYSLKSDEVREMIHLLNNIYCH